In uncultured Cohaesibacter sp., a genomic segment contains:
- a CDS encoding HAMP domain-containing sensor histidine kinase gives MTRIFKKFFVGIWLTLAASISIVILTLHLFETIPYAPKLERQKRDIILGLVESELLINGEDAARRFIALSQLTVPLNLQVIKSTSSSASHCLEKKSPDKRKVLRDDGCYEISVEGHVNSFFNDNALFFLVFAIIASSALAAAVLARYLVKPVALLRDGLSALARGNFENRISNKMPRHRDEISSLAYDLDVTANRLKEFQATQQRLFHDVSHELRSPLSRLQAVVGVLRQSPAKLETMLDRIDREVDRLDALVGEILTLARLSLATNQPLKTQSIDILDVLNDILADAAFEAEAKGVSITKDVAGTFVADVEGELIYRALENVVRNAVKYTGDGTNVSVECEIFDHLLRIRVVDQGTGVKDTELEHIFQPFSRGSDTQTGVGYGLGLAIARQAVDRHGGQVYASNETAGGLMLLVEIPRHPPEEGTQV, from the coding sequence ATGACTAGGATTTTCAAGAAATTCTTTGTTGGGATTTGGCTCACGCTTGCGGCGTCTATTTCCATTGTAATTCTGACGCTGCACCTGTTCGAGACAATACCGTACGCCCCCAAGTTGGAGCGTCAAAAGCGGGACATCATCCTCGGTTTGGTCGAATCCGAACTCTTGATAAATGGAGAAGATGCGGCGCGGCGTTTTATCGCTTTGAGCCAATTGACTGTTCCATTAAACCTTCAAGTTATCAAAAGCACTTCGTCCTCGGCCAGTCATTGTTTGGAGAAAAAGTCACCTGACAAAAGAAAGGTATTGCGAGATGATGGATGCTATGAGATTTCCGTCGAAGGCCACGTAAATTCCTTCTTCAATGACAATGCGCTTTTCTTTCTCGTTTTCGCAATTATCGCGTCCAGCGCTTTGGCCGCTGCCGTGTTGGCGAGATATCTTGTCAAACCAGTTGCTCTTCTAAGAGATGGGCTTTCAGCCTTGGCTCGAGGTAATTTCGAAAACCGCATAAGCAACAAAATGCCTCGGCACAGAGATGAAATCAGTTCGCTCGCATACGATTTGGACGTGACGGCCAATCGATTAAAAGAATTCCAGGCCACGCAACAAAGACTTTTTCACGATGTGTCGCACGAGCTCCGCTCTCCTCTGTCTCGCCTTCAGGCGGTCGTGGGAGTTCTAAGGCAAAGTCCAGCAAAACTCGAAACCATGCTTGATCGAATTGATCGCGAAGTAGACCGACTTGATGCGTTGGTGGGTGAAATACTCACTCTGGCCAGACTCTCTCTTGCCACCAATCAACCATTGAAAACCCAATCTATCGATATTTTGGACGTTCTGAATGATATTTTAGCTGATGCCGCTTTCGAAGCAGAAGCAAAAGGCGTTTCAATCACGAAGGATGTCGCAGGGACTTTTGTTGCTGATGTAGAAGGTGAACTGATTTACAGGGCACTCGAAAACGTGGTCCGCAACGCCGTCAAATACACAGGCGACGGCACAAATGTTTCCGTGGAGTGCGAGATTTTTGACCATCTACTCCGGATCCGAGTGGTTGATCAGGGTACCGGCGTCAAAGACACGGAACTTGAACATATATTCCAGCCGTTTTCTCGCGGATCTGATACTCAAACTGGCGTAGGTTATGGGCTTGGTCTTGCTATCGCCAGGCAAGCGGTCGATCGTCATGGTGGTCAGGTATATGCGTCGAATGAAACTGCAGGCGGTTTAATGCTCCTTGTCGAAATTCCCAGGCATCCACCCGAAGAAGGGACGCAAGTCTAA
- a CDS encoding DUF3313 family protein, with amino-acid sequence MKLTDQKASKAVPSLYLGGLTVALSACTSVPLNHGGALSSYSELTQSRGVLANAEIRLDKSEILAAKTIAIIPTSAMVNNQDFAQEDLVLISNSIDRALCTGLSERFEIVKSNQNADLTVHATITNVVKSSHVHRRMLWD; translated from the coding sequence GTGAAACTAACTGATCAAAAAGCTTCAAAAGCGGTTCCGTCTTTGTATCTTGGCGGGCTTACAGTCGCGCTGTCCGCCTGTACAAGCGTACCTTTGAATCATGGCGGGGCATTAAGCTCTTATTCGGAACTAACGCAATCCCGCGGCGTCTTGGCCAATGCAGAAATCCGTCTTGATAAAAGCGAAATTCTGGCGGCCAAGACCATTGCCATAATTCCCACTTCAGCAATGGTCAACAACCAGGACTTTGCGCAAGAAGATCTGGTGCTCATTTCAAACTCGATCGACCGAGCGTTATGTACAGGTCTTAGCGAACGTTTCGAGATTGTAAAGTCAAATCAAAACGCTGACCTGACCGTTCACGCGACCATTACAAATGTTGTGAAAAGCAGTCATGTCCATCGTCGAATGCTTTGGGACTGA
- a CDS encoding IS3 family transposase (programmed frameshift), giving the protein MRQKSGLQKPSAEMTIKDIRRKTRKKYSAEEKIRIVLDGLRGEDSIAALCRREGISESLYYTWSKEFLEAGKKRLAGDTARAATSDEVKLLRKEARDLKEVVAEQTLELRLLKKKHDRRWGRRRVRYPASEKHEIIRLVEESHLPVTRTLKMLGIPKSTFYRWYDRFLIDGVEGLEDRSSAPSRVWNRIEDDVRDKIVELALEQTELSPRELAVTFTDTESNFVSEASVYRLLKAHDLITSPAFIVMKADNEFRDKTTRPNEMWQTDFTYLKVIGWGWLYLSTILDDFSRYVVAWKLCTTMKVHDVTDTLNLALEASGCDSVKVEHKPRLLSDNGPCYIAEDLGSWLEDRSMKQIHGAPGHPQTQGKIERWYQTLKNRILLENYFFPADLENEIAAFINHYNHHRYHESLGNLTPADVYFGRGQAILEQRKRIKQKTIKRRRLQHQSQAA; this is encoded by the exons ATGAGACAGAAATCTGGTCTGCAGAAGCCATCTGCAGAGATGACCATCAAAGACATCCGCCGAAAGACCCGAAAGAAATATTCGGCAGAAGAGAAGATCCGCATTGTGTTGGACGGTTTGCGTGGCGAAGACAGCATCGCCGCCCTGTGCCGCCGCGAAGGTATCTCCGAGAGCCTTTATTACACCTGGTCGAAGGAATTCCTTGAAGCTGGCAAGAAGCGTCTGGCCGGAGATACGGCTCGTGCAGCCACCAGCGATGAAGTGAAGTTGCTGCGCAAGGAGGCTAGGGATCTTAAGGAAGTTGTCGCAGAGCAAACACTTGAGCTCCGTCTGCTTA AAAAAAAGCATGATCGAAGATGGGGGCGAAGAAGAGTGAGATATCCCGCATCCGAGAAGCATGAGATCATCCGCCTTGTCGAGGAATCCCATCTGCCGGTAACACGGACATTGAAGATGTTGGGCATTCCTAAATCAACATTTTATCGTTGGTACGACCGTTTCCTGATCGATGGTGTTGAAGGGCTGGAAGATCGCAGTTCTGCGCCTTCACGGGTCTGGAACCGGATTGAGGATGATGTCCGTGACAAGATCGTCGAACTGGCTCTGGAGCAAACCGAATTGTCTCCCCGGGAGCTGGCAGTGACCTTCACAGACACGGAAAGCAATTTTGTCTCAGAGGCTTCGGTCTATCGTCTTCTGAAAGCTCATGACCTGATCACGTCTCCGGCCTTCATCGTCATGAAAGCTGATAATGAATTCCGGGACAAGACAACCCGTCCCAACGAGATGTGGCAAACCGACTTCACTTATCTCAAGGTTATCGGCTGGGGGTGGCTTTACTTGTCCACCATTCTTGATGACTTCTCTCGCTATGTCGTGGCTTGGAAGTTGTGCACCACCATGAAGGTCCATGATGTTACCGACACCCTCAATTTGGCCCTTGAGGCTTCTGGCTGCGATAGCGTGAAGGTTGAACATAAACCGCGCCTGTTGTCGGACAATGGCCCATGTTACATCGCTGAGGATCTGGGAAGTTGGCTGGAAGACCGGTCAATGAAACAGATACATGGTGCGCCAGGTCATCCGCAGACACAGGGTAAAATCGAGCGTTGGTATCAGACACTCAAGAACCGGATCCTGCTGGAGAACTACTTCTTCCCGGCGGATCTGGAAAATGAGATTGCTGCATTCATCAACCACTATAATCATCACCGGTACCATGAGAGCCTTGGAAATCTCACACCAGCCGATGTCTACTTCGGAAGAGGACAGGCAATTCTGGAGCAAAGGAAAAGGATCAAACAGAAGACAATCAAACGGCGCCGCTTGCAACATCAATCACAAGCCGCTTAA
- a CDS encoding tyrosine-type recombinase/integrase, with translation MDFQFATHIEVFLEYCRTQQNLSENTILSYRQDLRAFAKYILRETDPRIDGDCILEYMEDLRNRQGLAPATVRRRIVCLKKFFKWTSKSLQNAPTPFEQLEIDLKVPKRLPRPIDRETLRQLFISAPRQFPSTATHNGYGIDLPFSSDYVTVLATRLLTATGLRIGELTHIKLRDLSPDCSRIRVVGKGNRERSVYVTNLRLLSDLKSYSKQRQDEQPESFLFQNIRGARLSEAAFRKRLKNLSAGLALPETLTPHRFRHSAATLLIEEGIDIRIVQRLLGHASIATTEIYTRVSDNSLIQAISRADTLGQIDPG, from the coding sequence ATGGATTTTCAATTTGCTACTCATATTGAAGTTTTTCTTGAGTATTGTCGTACGCAACAGAATCTGAGTGAAAACACAATTCTCAGCTACCGTCAGGATCTTCGTGCATTTGCCAAGTATATTTTGAGAGAAACCGATCCTCGCATAGATGGCGACTGCATCCTTGAATATATGGAGGATTTGCGCAATCGGCAGGGATTGGCACCGGCGACGGTACGACGCAGGATTGTTTGCTTGAAGAAGTTCTTCAAATGGACTTCAAAATCCCTTCAAAACGCTCCCACACCTTTCGAACAATTGGAAATCGATTTGAAGGTGCCAAAGAGACTACCCAGACCGATTGATCGCGAGACACTTCGGCAACTTTTTATTTCCGCTCCACGGCAGTTCCCGTCCACTGCAACCCACAACGGATATGGGATAGACCTCCCTTTTTCCTCCGACTATGTGACCGTACTTGCGACCAGACTTTTGACTGCAACTGGTTTGAGGATTGGAGAGCTTACTCACATTAAACTCAGAGATCTGTCTCCTGATTGCTCGCGGATCCGTGTTGTTGGGAAAGGTAATCGAGAACGCTCGGTCTACGTAACAAACTTACGATTGCTTTCTGATCTGAAAAGCTACAGCAAGCAAAGGCAGGATGAGCAACCAGAAAGTTTCTTGTTTCAGAATATTCGTGGAGCACGGTTGTCTGAAGCGGCATTTAGAAAACGCCTCAAAAACTTGTCTGCAGGCTTGGCATTACCAGAAACGCTTACCCCACACCGCTTTCGTCATTCCGCAGCCACTCTGCTCATAGAAGAGGGTATTGATATTCGGATAGTGCAGCGTTTGCTGGGCCACGCTTCCATCGCGACCACTGAAATTTATACTCGGGTGTCGGACAATTCGCTTATTCAAGCGATTTCTCGGGCTGACACATTGGGGCAGATCGATCCTGGGTGA